GGGTCACCGCTAGGAACGGTCGACTCAAGATCATGTGCAGGATGCTACACCTATACCAAGTAATGTTCACACGTCTGGAGGAGGGTTTGGTGCGGCGGCGCCGACAACCTCGACCGCTTGCTGGCGCTGGGAACCGCCGCCTTCGGAACCGGTTCGATGGCGTCCTAGCCGACGAGACCCCGATCATGGCCGTTGCGGTTGCTGCGAATAGGGGTAACATCGGTGTTGCGGCGGTCGACGGACCAACCAACGAGAACACGCCCGTCTGGTTGTCGACCCCTGCCAAGGAGGACACCATGGCCCCATCAACACTGCTCCGCAGCAACCTCGACATTCCCGACGAGGCAACCTCAGCCGAAGCAGCTGAAGCGGTCGACCTACTCGACCGGTTCCAACGGACCCATCCTGGTGACATCGGCACGGTGCGTCTCGTCGCCGACAATTCCGATCTGAGCGTCACCATCCCCGGCAGCGCGCTTAGCCATCTCGTCGAACTGCTTGCGCACATCGCCAACGGCAATGCCGTCACCATCGCTCCGGTGCACGCAGAACTCACCACCCAACAAGCCGCCGACATGCTCGTCGTGTCGCGGCCCTACCTGATCGGGCTCCTCGAAGAGGGCCAGATCCCCCATCGGCGCGTAGGGAACCGGCGCCGTATCCGGCTCACCGACCTCCTCGCCTACATGCGCGAGGACGACCGCAAACGCGCTGAAGCCAGCGGCTGAACTCACCGCCGAGGCCCAACGCCTCAACCTCGACGATGAGTAGAGCGTGTGCGCCAGTCCCGGAAATGAACCGACTCTGCGGCCGACTGAGCATTGCACGACGATGCCGCCAGAGAACTAAAGAATCTAAAGAATCTAAAGACATCTAAACCGACGCGGTTGGGATGGGGAGCATGCAGAATCCCTTCACGCCGTCCTTCGGCGTCTCCCCGCCGCTCTTGGTTGGGCGTGACGACGTGCTCGCACGGTTCGGTGAAGCGCTCGAGGAAGGCCTGGATCACCGGGCCGAGCGACCCTCTATACCGGCGCGCGGGGTGCTGGAAGGACCGTCCTTCTCAAGGCGGTCGAGGATCTTGCCCGCTCGCACGGTTGGTCGGTTATATCCGAGACGGCTTCGCCCGGCTTTGTTGAGCGGCTTGTCAACGAGCACCTTCCAGGTCTTCTCCGCGTCCACGATCCTGAGGCAACGACGACCGAGCTGTAAGCCGTCTCGGCACCGGTCGTCGTCGGCGGCGCCACGTGGGGCAAGACACAGAATCATGTCGGTGCCCCTGGACTCCGTGGGCAGCTTACGTCGGGCGGACAGGTATCAACTTGGCCGCGTATCCCTCGCGGATGTCTCTGAGGCCATCACCACTCCAATCGTGGATGCTGGCCGATCGATTTCCGCTGAGCTGAGCCAGCGAGCCGCCGAGTCGACGGACGGTTACCCGTTTCTCATCCAGCTCGTCGGCTACCACCTCTGGCGCCTGCACCCCGTGGCCAGCGATGTGTCGGCCGACGACGTTGACGTCGGAATCATGGCAGCGCAACGGCGGCTCGGTTCGCTGGTTGTGGAACCGTCGCTGGCCGACTTGTCGAACGTCGACAGGACGTTCCTCCTCGCTATGGCCCAGGACGACGGGCCTTCCAGAATGACCGACATCGCGAGCCGCTTGAACTGCGATGCCAACTACGCCAGCCAGTACCGACTCTGACTCATCGCGGCCGAGCTCATCGAGACCGCAGGTCACGGAGCCATCACCTTCGCTCTTCCGCACTTACGCGAGTACCTGCGCGAGTACGGTGCCTTGGACGCACAACGCGGGCTCACCGAAAGCCAACCGACGACGCTTCAACGCGAGCTGGTTGCGCGACCTCTGGGCGAGGCCACCGACAAATAGCGGCAGGTCTGACATTTGTCTGACGTAGTGGTTATCCTTCGACCCAAGAAACCGTAGAATGTCGTGATAGATAAGGCTTAACATTTAGGTAATATACCATGAGGACCGCATCGTCTGTCTCGACTGGACGTGCTGGGGTGGACGCCGTGAAGTGTTCGTCGACGGACAACAGCGCCATGAGAGCGTCATCCCGATGCGCTGGCGGTCGTCCCAGGCATTCGAACTCGAAGGTGCCCACTGTGTCGTGATGACCGAGCCGACCGGTTTGATGTCCACGAAGTTTTGTACCTTCCTGGAGATCAACGGAGAAAGCATCAAACCCCATCCGGGCTTATCGTTCTGGAAAGGCTGAAGTAGCTCACCCAACAAGGTCCGCGATAGCCCAAGGACGCACCGCGACAACAGAGGTTCAGGTCCGCCCTGCGGTGGCTTCGACGAGTTCTGCGAGGTTCATGGTCGATGTACCGTCTGGGCTATGGGTAGACGGGCCAACCATCGAGGATGGATCGTGCTCGAGAGCATCCCGTTCGACGACGGAACGCTGTGCGTCGACCTCTTCGAGGATCCAGCGGGCGGCTTCGGCTTTGAACACATGCGCTCCGATCCCGAAGACGGTGGCCGGTGGACCATCGTCGGTGGATTCTCGTCGGCCCGATACGACTCAGCGTTGCACGCAGCGCTCGCTGCCCGAACCGCTGTTCCTTGGTCGAACGACGACCGAGCGATCCAGGTATGGAACAGGTGGTGCTCTCACCTGCAACCGGAGTAGTCATCATCCTGGGGGGGTGGTCACCTTGACCCTGCGGGCCTTCCCAACGCCGTAGGGGTGCGTCGACGAGCTGCTGGGGCGAACACCGGGCAACTCCGGGTCCGAACCGAGCGCGATCGTGTGGGGTTCACCGTCGAGTCACTCGTCCCACCGATACCGGCACGCCAGGCAAACGACGCTGGTGCCGTTATGGATTTGCGATGGGGGGCCTGCGAGTGAGGACAGTCGGGACGCGGCTTGTGTTGGTCACCCAGATGGAGAGATCGGCGGAGATCCACCCGGCCACATCTAGGCAATGCTGGTGGAGGCTGGCGAGGCTAAATCGGGTTTCCTTGAACGGTTCCTTGAAGATCGGTTCGTGATGCCCGATGCGGTTTCGAAGGGTCTGAACGGTCCGAAGCCCTTGGTTGGTCTTCCGTTGGTGGCCGAGCCCTGAGGGGAAGGCATACCGAAGAGCCGGTAGCCACAGGGTGTCGTGGTAACGCAGCCTGCGTCCTTCATGGGTCGAGTCCCCACCACGATCGAGCAGAGCTACCCAGTTGCCAAAGCTCATCTCGCCGACGACCTTGCCGGGGGTCGGGGCAGCGCCTGCTGGTAACCCCCGTCGTGCACGGCTCTTTGCGATGCGGACTGCCTTGAGCGAGCGATCGTCAAGGATGGACTGGTTGTCGTACCAACGGTCGTCGTAGGCCTCCGTGAGGCGATCGTGCATCGCGTTGCGCATGGTTACCTAGACCAATACGCCCCAACCAAACGGCTTAAGTAATACACCCACCACACCCAAAACCCCTGTCACACCAACGAAAACCGGCCCCCCACGATCCTTAGCCAGGAAAGTCCCGCTAGGGCCAGCTGCGGGTCGTTGTCGCACGCGTCAAGGTACGGCTGGAACCGCGCCGGAGAGAGGTACTCCTGGATCGTTTGGAGGTGTCCTGGCTGCGCTGGTGGCATCACGAGTATGATGGTAGAGAACTTCCCGAGGCCCCTGCCGCAAGGTACGCCTCGGGGTTTGACCGTTTTGGACGCTTGTGGACCAACGTCCTTAACGGCCGCTGGAACGTCGTCGGTTCGAACCTCCGCCCTTGGTCGTCTCCACTACGATCGCTTTATGTACGACGCCGCCGTCTCACAAACGAAGGTTTGTGAGACGGTGCAAGGCCCGGCCGTTCGGCCCAACCACGGCGCCACGGAACCGGCGCATTCGGGCTCCTGTCGGCCGGGGTTATGCAGCGTGCGACTGGGGCCGTTATGCGGCGCGGTGTTCGGACCAAGTGCGGGGATTCTGTGGCGGCGTTATGTGCGGGTCGGAAGCCTTTCCTGGTACTGACATCGGCGCGATTGGTGGGTCCGGCTGTGCGCTGGGCCGGTCCCGGGCTGGGCGGAGTAGCCTTTTGAATTCGGTCTTCGCCGCCCAGCTGTAGGAGCGATTTGTCAACCGATACATCTGGGTCAGCGGACGGACGTTCTTTTGCGGTCGGGGTCGCCGCATGTGTTGCTGAGTTCGGCGATCAGGCCGTGGGGCCGGTGTCGTTGGAGGTCGGGTGGGGGGAGACTGTTGCGTTGGTTGGACCATCGGGGGCTGGAAAGTCGACGGTGTTCCGCTGGCTTCGTGGTGACCTGATTCCTACCTTTGGTCATGCGGAGGTGTCGGGGGTTGAGTTGGGTCGTCTATCTGGCGGCGAGCGCGGCGACTTCATCCGGGAGCACATCTCGGGTGTTGATCAGTCACCGTTGTTGCTGCCCGAGTTGGACGTGTTGGAAAACACGGCTTTGCCGTTGTTGTTGGACGGAATGGGTTCTGAGTCGGCGTTTGAGAGTGCCCGGTCGGCTTTGTCTGCTGTTGGGATCGAGGACTTGGCCGGTCGGGACCTGCGGTCGTTGTCGGGTGGTCAGCATCAACGCGTCGCTGTGGCGCGAGCGCTGGTTCGACCGGCGGGGGTTGTGCTGGCTGACGAGCCCACGGCTTCGCTGGATCGGACAAATGCTGATCGTGTGGGCTGGTTGTTGGTCGATCAGGTGCGAAGCAACCCGCAGCGTGCGCTGTTGCTGGCGACGCACGACTTGGCTGTCGCAGGGTTGTGCGATCGTGTCGTCGATCTGACGATGATGCCGAGCAACTGTTGATCCGTGTCGTAGCGAAGTTGGCCGGGCGAGTGGCGGTCTCGCGCCGAGGGGGCCAGCGGGGCCGCGCCTGGCTGGTCGTGATCGCTGTTGGCGTGTTTACGGCTGCGACCTGGTGTGCCGCGGGTTTCTGGTCGGCGAGTCAGCGAAACGAAGTCAGGGATCGCGCTCGTATGCCGGTGGTGAGCTTCTCCAACGATGGAGTTGGGGTGCCGATGGTTGAAGACAGTTTGCCGATTATGGATGGGCGCCAGTTCGAAATCCACTGGCTTGGCGCCGATGCTGAGTCGGTACCGGCCGAGTTCGGCGGGCGACTACCGGCGCCGGGGAAGGGGTTCGTGTCTCCGGGCCTGTTGGAGGCTTCTGGTGGCGTTTCGGGTTTCCACGAGCGGTTTGGTGTTGGGGTGGATGAACACAGTGGGGATGTCCGTTGGGATCGGGTAACGGCCTTTGCTGAGGAGTTTCTGGCGTTTGCGACGCTTCCGGAAGGCCTGGTGCTTCCGGAAGCGCGCGTCGCAGGGCAGCAGCGCTTCCTGGTGGGTTTCGATGCTGAGGAACTGGGCGCCGGCTTGCCGACAGGATTTCAGACACCAAGCGGTCTCGTGGCGGTGCCACATTCGCTCGACGAACGTTTGCCTTCTCCTTCACAGGCGCTGACGGGCGCTCTATTTGGGCTGTTGATACCTGGTCTGTTGGTGCTGGGTCTTGGCTTGTCTGCCCATTCGACGCTGCGCGCGCAACGGAGCGACGCGTTGGTCTACCTCGGGGCTGGCCCCAATTCGTTGGATGTGTTCGATGCTGCGGAGGCCGCCGTCCTGAGCGTGCCGGTCGCTTTGGTCGTTTCGGCGATGATGTGGGGCGTCCTGGGTGTGCCGACAACGTTGCCGTCCGGCTCGGTTGAGTACCTGCCCGGAGACTTGCGGCCGGGTGCGGGTCCTTCGGGCGTCGCTCTGGTCCTCGTTCTGCTGGTGCCGGTGGCGGTCGGGGCGCTGATGCCAAAGGTGACCGCTTGGCGAACGCGGCGTAAGCAGCGCACCGTCAAGTTGGGCGGCCTTGTCTTGTTGCTCGTACCCGTCGCGGTATCTGCCGCGAGCACCCTGATCCCACCCCAGGCGAGGGCTCTGCGTTTTGTGGCGGTACTGGCGTCGGTCGTCTCGGTGGTTCCTCTCGTCGCCGTTGCTGTTCTTCCGTGGCTCGGAACGCTGTTGGTGGTGCCTGACCGCGTGGCGAGACTGCTTGCCGGTCGCCGGTTCCAGTGGGGCGACAAGCGGGGATCTGATCTCATTCGAATCACGACGCTGACCGTCGTGGCCGTCGTCGTGGTTTCGTCGATCAATCTCCTTGCCGACAGCGCCGCCCTGGAGGAGTCGAGTTCGCGGTCGGGTATCGTGACCATCGACACCTTCGCAGAAGTGGATCAAGCGGCATTCACCGAATTCGATGCACGCGTGCCCGGGGCTCCAATCGGGGCTGTGGTCGATGGGCAAGTGTTCGTTGCCAACTGCGAACAACTGGCGGCTCTTGTCGACGTCAGCGCGCAGGGGTGCGCAACGAACCCCGAACGGTTCATGAACGAGGTCAATCGCTCGGAGTCTCGCCGCTTCGAGACGTACACGATCGGCAACCCGCCACCAGATCGGCCGGTCGGCCAGATGATTGCCCGAGTCGATTCGGACAGCCGAGCCCATGCGCTTCAAGCCAACGCCAACGCCATGTTCGGTCCTTCAAGCGTGTTGGGTTGGGAGTATCTGGGGCCAAACCCCATCACCGGGTGGATCTCGCCCCTCGGTGCTGCAGCGGTCGGCCTGTTCGGCGTTGCGGTGGCCTTGCTGATTGCGAACACGATCAGGTTCCCATCCCAGAGCGACCAATCGTTGGTCTGGCTCGCCGCGCCGGCTCCAACCCGCCGCGCAGTATTGCGCTGGGGCCTTCATTCCGCGGTGTTATTCGGTGTGCTGCTCGGAAGCGGATACGGCATCATCGCAGTAAGTGCGGGAACACCAGGCGAAATCACCCAACTGGACCATGTCTCGCTGGCCATCACAGCGATCACCTGCGGGATCGCAATTTCGGCCATCGTCGAAACATCCCTCTGGGCCCGTGCCAGGAAGCCGTAGGTCGCACACACCCCGTTCAACGTGAACCGCTCGACACCCGCCGCATAGTCGAGAGCCCCTATGGCGCCTGCCCGGGTTTATGCGGTGTTCGGGTTGGATGGATATGCCCGTGAAATTGCGGCGCCACGATGGGGCCGTTACAGCGCACGGCCTTCCGGTCGTCGGCAGCGATTCCTGGGCGCAGTTATCGAGTGGGCTTGTCGGTTCGATCTCCCAGCTCCTGCCTGATGGCGACAAGCGGTACGGCCAGCCCAGCAGCGAATGCGACGTTGAACGCGGCGTGGCCAGCAAAGCCGAGAATCAGAGAGAGCCCGGTGTCCAGGATGAACCACGCTCCAACACTGCCAACGATGGTGTTCCACGCCCACGCTTCACGTCGCCGGAGAGGGCCAGCCACCAACGCTGCGATGGTCAGCATCCAACCAATGATGACTGATCCGAGGATCGCGTAAACTAGGCGCACGTAGTGGCGGGGTTCGGCCCTGACGATGGCACCATCGTCAGGGCCGAAGCCGAGCCGATCGAAGACATGGTCGCCGAGGAAGAGCCCGGCAACAACGAGTCCGAACGCGTAGGTCGCGACGATCCCGACGACAACGAGAAGGAACCGGTCCCAGCGGGTGGGCTGTTCGGTCGCAGTCACCAGGTCATCCTGGCAGCTGTCGTTGGACTTCACGAGGCCACGACAGGCACGGTCTGACCACACGAAGCAAGGGACCCATGCGGCGCCTCACTTGGGTGGATATGCCCGTGAAATTGCGGCGCCACGATGGGGCCGATACCGGGTGGGCGAAGTGGAGGCTCGGCCGATGATTCCGGGCGGTCATACGTGCTGTGTGCGGTCAGGTTGTCCGGCGGAATTCGACGAGATGACAACTCCTATTGTCATCCGTGCTTGTGGCAACTAGTGTTGTCGCTGTGGAGATCCTGGCAAGTGCTCGCAAGCACGGCATCTCCGACGACGACATCGACCATGCAATCGACCACGCTCTTGGGTGGATCAGCCACCCTGATCAACCTGACTTCACCATGCTGGTCGGCCCCGACCGCCGGGCTGCGCTCCTCGAGGTCGGCGTGCTCCAAGCAGGAGAACAGGAATACGTGATCCACGCAATGCAGGCCCGACGCAAGTACTTGAAACTGATTGGCCCTCCAGGAGGTGACCCTCGATGAAGACATCCAAGCACCCAAAGAACCTCACCGAAGACGAAGCAGCGGCAATCGTCAAAGCGTTCGACGACGCACCCGAGGATGGCTACGTCGTCGTTGAGGGCGACGCACTCGCCGAACTTCGCGCGGCGGCAGCGGAACGCAAGGATGCCGTCGACCGAATCAACTCAGCGGCCATGCGCGCCCGGAGCGAGGGAGCATCGTGGGGGGTCATCGGAGCGCAGCTTGGCATGACCCGACAAGGCGCTCGCCAGCGCTTCGAACGACTTACCAGCACCTGATCAGCGTCCTCAGCGGAGGTAGCCGGTGGCATGCCGGGTGGCGCCCAATCGGAGCACCAACCGATCGCCTGACCGAAATCCGGTGCCAACATCAGCCGCCCGTTGTCCGGAACTGGGCAACTACCCCGAACGCCCGGCACCCGCTCGATAATCGCGGCTCGAAGTGCGCCACCGCCCACTCGGTAACCGGCGAAGTGCGGCGCCGCTGGTCAAGTTCGCAGCGCCTCATAACGCTCACCGGCCCGAATCCGGCCGTCTCAAATACGACCGTTAACGAACGCTGGTGAAGGCGGCTTCTGAAATCCGCTGGGCACCGGCTCGAAGTGTTCATAACTCGTGCGCGGAATCAACGTCTCACTACTCCCTCACCCGACCCGGTATTGATACGGTCGCCCGATGGGCGCCGGTCACCTTCCTCGGGTACGCACGGGTCTCGACAGCCGGACAAGACGCGTCCGGTCAGATCGACGCGCTGAACGCTGCCGGCTGTGCTCGGATCTTTGTCGAGCACGCCTCCGGCGCGAAGACTGAACGGGTCGAACTGGCCAAGCTCCTCGACCAGGCGCTGCCCGGCGACGTCGTGTGCGTGGTCCGCCTAGATCGCCTGGGCCGGTCACTCCCCCACCTGATCGAAACCGTCGCCTCCCTCGATACGCGTGGGATCGGGTTCCGATCGCTCAGCGAAAACATCGACACCACCACAGCAGGCGGACGACTGATATTCCACGTCTTCGGAGCGCCGGCAGAGTTCGAGCGGGAACTGATCCGCGAACGCACCAACGCCGGCCTGACAGCAGCCCGAGCGTGATGACCCCCGAAAAAGTGAAAGCCGCCCAGACAATGCACAACACGCGTGACTCCACGATCGCTGCGATTGCGTCGGTGCTCGGCGTGAGCCGCGCACCGATCTACCGCCATCTCTGAAATCTGCGGTCGTCTAGGTTGCACACCGTGGGTGACCAGCTGAACTCTCTATTTTACGGCGACAACTGAAAGCGGACCGTCACGAGTTGTTCGAACTGTTTCAGGGTTTCTACCGCCAGGGCCCGGCAGCCCGGTGAATCTGTCATCTTGCAGCGTCAATGTCATCGACTGGCAGTGGGGGCGCATACAGTCATGTGGCCGGGGTCACAGCCGCGGCTGAACACGTCGACACAGGAGGCTCACCGTGCCCACCTCAGGAACAGT
The window above is part of the Candidatus Microthrix parvicella Bio17-1 genome. Proteins encoded here:
- a CDS encoding helix-turn-helix domain-containing protein; translated protein: MAPSTLLRSNLDIPDEATSAEAAEAVDLLDRFQRTHPGDIGTVRLVADNSDLSVTIPGSALSHLVELLAHIANGNAVTIAPVHAELTTQQAADMLVVSRPYLIGLLEEGQIPHRRVGNRRRIRLTDLLAYMREDDRKRAEASG
- a CDS encoding ABC transporter ATP-binding protein; amino-acid sequence: MSTDTSGSADGRSFAVGVAACVAEFGDQAVGPVSLEVGWGETVALVGPSGAGKSTVFRWLRGDLIPTFGHAEVSGVELGRLSGGERGDFIREHISGVDQSPLLLPELDVLENTALPLLLDGMGSESAFESARSALSAVGIEDLAGRDLRSLSGGQHQRVAVARALVRPAGVVLADEPTASLDRTNADRVGWLLVDQVRSNPQRALLLATHDLAVAGLCDRVVDLTMMPSNC